The window TTACTTTTTCATTAAACATAGGAATGGTTATTCCTGTATCATTTGAAAATATTAGGTTTTCGGGAAGTCCTCTGGATTCTGGTCCAAAAACAAGAAAATCATTTTCTTTGTAGGTAATTTCTGTATATAGTTTTGTGGCTTTAGTTGAAAGGTAGTAAAAGTTGCTGTTTGGAAAATCTTTGTGAAGGCTTTCAATTGTTGGAACCAGTTGATAGTTAACATGTTGCCAGTAATCCAAGCCTGCTCGTTTAAGGTGTTTATCGTCTAAGGAAAACCCGAGAGGTTCTATCAGATATAGAGGACTGTTGGTAGCCAGGCAAAGTCTAGCGATATTACCAGTGTTCGGAGGAATTTCAGGTTCATATAGTACAATATTTACCATAATTAAACCTTACCAAAAGAGGTTTCTGGTGTATAGCACTGATTTTGCATTAATCTGATAAGTTCAGGCAAATCGTTAGAGGAAGAAAAAGTATTGCCAACCATTCTTAGTTCGTGAGCATTAGGAAGACCTTTTACGTATTTGCTGATAAATTTTCTGAACAAGAT of the Candidatus Margulisiibacteriota bacterium genome contains:
- a CDS encoding tRNA (cytidine(34)-2'-O)-methyltransferase, with the protein product MVNIVLYEPEIPPNTGNIARLCLATNSPLYLIEPLGFSLDDKHLKRAGLDYWQHVNYQLVPTIESLHKDFPNSNFYYLSTKATKLYTEITYKENDFLVFGPESRGLPENLIFSNDTGITIPMFNEKVRSINLATSVGIVLYEAIRQFN